The sequence AGGTCGACTCGACCTGGAGGAGCGGTGAATAGGGGAAGTACGCCTCGCCCTCGGCGTAGCCGTAGATGTTGCCGGAGAACCGGAAATCGGCCAGCCACTGCAGGGTGGCGTCATTGACCACCCGGTGGTCGGAGAGGAAATCGAGTTCCTCGGTGCCGAAGCGAAAAGTGGCCAGCCCCTCGAGCAGGCGCCCGGTCCCCGCCACCACGCCGTAGCGGCGGCCCTCGGCCAGGCGGCGGGAGAAGACCTCGAACAGGCTGCGGCGGTGAGCTGCCCCTGACTGGAGGGCAGCCTCCAGCATGGTCAGTTCATAGTGGTCCGTGAACAGGGACGTCGGGAGCAGCCAACCGGCAGGGCCGGTGGAATTCTGGTCGGTCACGACTGACACCCTACAACTCTTGACTCGGCTTGGACGCCGGGGGCTGGACGCCGAGCGCTGGAGGTTGGACGCCGAGCGCTGGGCGCCGTCCGCCGTAGAATGGTTGCCATGTTCTTGACCCTCAGTTCTCCTGGCAGTTCCCCAGGCACCCGGGATGGCGCTCCCAGCGGTTCTCACCAGGACCGCCCCCGTGACCTTCCGGGCGGACAGCCCGGGACCGGAACAGATGTCTTGGAGCGGGAGGAGACCTCGGCCGGGACCGCTGAGCGCACCGCCGCTGACCGGCCCTGGCAGGTGGTCGTGTGGAATGACCCCGTCAACCTCATGAGCTACGTCTCCTACGTGTTCCGGTCCTACTTCGGCTTCAGCCGTGCTAAGGCTGACACCCTCATGCTCCAGGTCCACCAGGAGGGCAAGGCGATCGTCTCCTCCGGAGGCCGGGAGGAATCCGAACGGCACGTCCAGGCCATGCACGGTTACGGACTGTGGGCCACCCTCCAGCACGAGCAGGGGGAGGGAGCCTGATGGCCCGCGCCTTCAAGAGCACGCCGAAAGGGTTCGTCGCCGACCTGGAGAAGGCCGAGCGGCGCTTGCTGCGGACCCTGTTCAAGGACGTGATCCAGCTGCTGGACGTGGGGCAGGAGGCGCCCACCGAGTCCGCTTCCACATCCGCTTCAATATCCTCGTCCGATCCGTTCTGGGACATCGTCGCGGAATTGGGACCTCTGGGAGCGGACGATGCCGGTGGTGGCGAGGTGGCCGGCGTCGGGAATCCGGTGGGTGCCGGCGAGAGCACTCCGGTGCGGGAGGCACCTCAGGACGAGGCCCTCGCGCGGCTGCTGCCGCCCGGGGTGCACGGAGACACCCCTGCCGAGCAGGCAGCCGCCGGCGAGTTCCGGGCCCTGACGGAGGATGGCGTCCGCCGGGCCAAGACAGCCGATCTCCAACGGGCGGTGGCGGCCCTACAGGTC comes from Citricoccus muralis and encodes:
- the clpS gene encoding ATP-dependent Clp protease adapter ClpS, with product MFLTLSSPGSSPGTRDGAPSGSHQDRPRDLPGGQPGTGTDVLEREETSAGTAERTAADRPWQVVVWNDPVNLMSYVSYVFRSYFGFSRAKADTLMLQVHQEGKAIVSSGGREESERHVQAMHGYGLWATLQHEQGEGA
- a CDS encoding DUF2017 family protein; protein product: MARAFKSTPKGFVADLEKAERRLLRTLFKDVIQLLDVGQEAPTESASTSASISSSDPFWDIVAELGPLGADDAGGGEVAGVGNPVGAGESTPVREAPQDEALARLLPPGVHGDTPAEQAAAGEFRALTEDGVRRAKTADLQRAVAALQVNPVVLDEEHAIAFSRALNDVRLVLSARLGIDTDEDAERVHAVDDWSAAKDVESYMALLYNFTTWLLETLMLALSTRLPD